The Burkholderia cepacia ATCC 25416 genome includes a window with the following:
- a CDS encoding SDR family NAD(P)-dependent oxidoreductase: MSRQWLFEGRTVAVTGGTSGIGASTAWRFAEAGASVVALGLDATGPHAPVHPRVRCMELDVTDSDALTRTIAALPRLDVLVNGVGISRHADEYRMDQFELVLNVNLTSVMRASDAALPALSVQGGSIVNVASMYTYFGSKDRPAYSASKGGIAQLTRSLAQAWADRGIRVNAVAPGWIDTPLSSGLMADTQASRRILERTPLGRWGTANEVADVILFLCSPAASFVTGAVVPVDGGYSTV, from the coding sequence ATGAGTCGCCAGTGGTTATTTGAGGGAAGGACCGTCGCGGTAACCGGCGGTACATCGGGCATCGGCGCAAGCACGGCGTGGCGTTTCGCGGAAGCCGGCGCATCGGTCGTTGCGCTCGGGCTCGACGCTACCGGCCCGCACGCGCCGGTGCATCCGCGCGTCCGGTGCATGGAACTGGACGTGACAGACAGCGACGCACTGACGCGCACGATCGCCGCTTTGCCGCGGCTCGACGTGCTCGTCAACGGCGTCGGCATCAGCCGGCACGCCGACGAATACCGGATGGACCAGTTCGAACTCGTGCTGAACGTGAACCTGACGTCGGTGATGCGCGCCTCCGACGCCGCGTTGCCGGCGTTGTCCGTACAAGGCGGCAGTATCGTCAACGTCGCATCGATGTATACGTACTTCGGCAGCAAGGACCGCCCCGCGTACAGCGCGAGCAAGGGCGGCATCGCGCAGCTCACGCGCTCGCTCGCGCAGGCGTGGGCCGATCGCGGCATCCGCGTGAACGCGGTCGCGCCCGGCTGGATCGACACGCCGCTCAGCAGCGGCCTGATGGCCGACACGCAGGCGTCACGACGCATCCTCGAACGCACGCCGCTCGGGCGCTGGGGCACGGCCAACGAAGTCGCGGACGTGATCCTGTTCCTGTGCTCGCCCGCCGCGTCGTTCGTGACAGGTGCGGTCGTGCCGGTCGACGGCGGGTATTCGACGGTCTAG